The Gammaproteobacteria bacterium DNA segment CAGCGCGGAAGGGCCGAAAGCCGTCGGCCTCGTCCTTCGACGCGTACAGCACGAGCCGATGATCGCCGACGCGGATGCTGAAGTCGGCGCTCGCGTGGATACCGCCGTTGCCGTCGAAGCCGACGCCGACGTTTCCCGCAGGCTCCTCGCGGAAGGGCTTCGTCACGACGTTGACGACGCCCGCGACCGACTGCGTGCCGTAGAAGATGCCTTGGCCGCCGTACAGCACCTCGATTCGCTCCACGAGGTGCGCGGGCACGGTGTCGAGGGGCGCGGTCGTGTTGTAGAGACGATTGTTGATGCGCACGCCGTCGATCAGCCAGAGGATGTCCTGGCACCGGGAGCCGTGCAGCGAGCAGTCCATGTAATCGAACGCGCCGTTCTTCGGCGCCAGATAGAGCCCCGGCACCTGCATCTGCAAGGTCTGGCCGATGTCGTCGAAGCCGCCGAGCTCGAGCTGGTCGGCGGTGATGATCTCCACGCGGTTCCCGAACTGCTCGAGATCGAGCGGAATGCTCTCCTCGAGGCGCCGGCCGACGACGATGACCTCCTCCTGCGCGTCCGGCGCCGGCGGTTGCGCCGGGGCGGGCGCCGCGACGAGCGCGGCGAGGAGGAGGGCGGCGGAGCCCGCGCACAGGGCCGGGAGAGCGCGCAAGATCGGAAAAGACAGCGGGGACATGCAACCCCCGAACGTGAAGGACCGATGCGTTCCAGAGTAGGAGCGGGCCGCCCGGAACCGAAAGTTATCTACGGTTCATTAACGGTTAAATATGCTCGGTAACCTATCCGGCGTCCTCCGCCCGGCGGCTTGCATATACTGATCCTCTCTCGGTCGAGCCCCGAGCGATGGAATCTCTGATTCTGCCCTGGCGCATACTCGCTTACATCGGCATCGCCGCCGCGATCCACGCGGTCGTGCTCGTGATCCGGCACCTAGCGGGGCATTTCCTGCGCAACACGGACGCGCGGCGGTACCGGAAGCTCCGATCGCTTGCCACCGTGCTGATGAGCGCCACCTTCTTCGCGCTTTACTTCCTTCTTTTCGGGCTGATCCTGAGCGAGTTCGGCATCTCGCTCACCGCCTATCTGACCAGCGCAACGGTCATCGGCCTTGCCGTCGGCTTCGGATCCCAAGGCATCGTGCAGGACGTGATCACCGGGTTGACGCTGATCTTCTCCGATTTGATCGACGTCGGCGATCTCGTCGAGATTTCCGGCCAAACCGGCGTCGTCCGCAGCATCACGATGCGCTTCGTCGAGCTCGAGAACCCGCTCGGCGCGACGGTATTCATCCCGAACCGCACGATCGGCAACGTGATCAACTATCCCCGCGGCTACGTGCGGTGCCTCGTCGACGTCACGTTGCTCGGCGACGCGCCCGCGAAGGCGAGAATGCACGATGCCGCCGCGCGTCGAACGTATGCGTTCCACGAGCAGTTCCCGGGGATTCTGTTGACGCCCCCGTCCGTGGAAGGCAGGCAGCGGGTGTCGTCCGGCAAGGAGTACCTCCGTCTCAAGTTCAGGATCTGGCCGAATCGGGGCGGGCCGATCGAGACCGTCTTCGTGCCGGAGCTGCTCGCCGCGTTGAAGCGCGAGAACGAGGAGTACCAGAGCTGGATGATCGCCGTGTCGTACGAGGCCGAGGCTCGGGCTGCGCGGCCGGCCGCGTCGCTGCTCTGGCCGATCAGGGCGCGGAAGGCGAAACGGTCGCCGGGAGCGCCGACGGCGGTCGACCCCGGCGTGCCGCGCTAGTCCGTTTCGGCCCGAATGCCGACGGCCGGCGGCGACGTTGCGGTCACCCGGCCTCTGAGCATCACGGGCGTGTTGAACGCGCAAGCGACGTACCCCGCGCGGTCGACGGCGATCGCTCCGCCTTGGCCGCCGAGCGCGGCCACGCGGCTGCGGATCACTCGGTCGACGGCGGCGGCGAGATCCAGTCCCCCGTACTCGACGAGCGCGGCGACATCCCGCGCGGCGGTCGCCCGAATGAAGTATTCGCCGTGCCCGGTGCAGGACACCGCGCACGAGGCGTTGCTCGCATACGTGCCCGCGCCGATGATCGACGAGTCGCCGACGCGTCCCGGGGCCTTGTTCGTCAAGCCGCCGGTCGACGTCGCGGCGGCGAGGTTGCCGTCGACGTCACGCGCGACGGCTCCGACCGTGCCGGCATCGGGCGGCGGCGGGCTTCGCTCGATGTCCCCGGGCGGCCCGGTGACGGCCGCGCGTTGCGCGTCATGCAGCGCACGCAGACGCCGCTCCGTGCGGAAATACTCGTCTCCGACTCGCTCGATGCCGTGCCGTGCGGCGAAAGCCGCCGCGCCTTCGCCTTGCAGGAACACGTGCGGTGAACGCTCCATCACGAGCCGCGCCACGAAGACGGGATTCTTGATTCCGCGAAGCACGGCGACGGCGCCGGCCGCGAGGGTGCGACCGTCCATGATCGACGCCTCGAGCTCGTGCTCTCCCCGCTCATTGAAGGCGGCCCCGCGGCCGGCGTTGAAAAGCGGGCAGTCCTCGAGGCGCCGGACCGCGTCCTCGACGGCGTCGAGGGCCGGAGCGCCGGACGCGAGCATCCTTGCGCCGGCCTCGAGAACGGCTGCGAGCTCCGCGCGGATCGCGGCGTCCTGCTCGGCACCGTGCGCTTCCTCGCCGCCGAACCCGGCGCCTCCATGGATCGCGAGCGCCCAGACGGAAGGGGCCGATCGACGTGCGTGCGCCATCCGCCGAGATTAGCAGGCGGAGAGGCGACGGCGGAGACGGGCGAACCCGCAGAAGCGGGCGGCGGTGGAGACCGGTCGAAGATCAGCGACGGCCGAACCAGCCCGGCTTTTGCAGCGCGCTCTCGATCGCCGCGGGATGCGGCGGGGGCGCGGATTCCTGCGGCGCGTCGCGCCGCCCCTCGAGATAGTGCTGGGCAAGCTGCATCGCGAACGTGTCTCCGCTGCTGCGCCGGCGATTGCGCGGCGCTTCGCGGAGGCCGTGCTCCAGAACGACCGTGGCTTCGTGCTCCATGGGAATCTAGACGATCTTGGACAAAGCAGCCGAGCGTCGGCGCCCCCGGACGGATCGCGGAGGGCCGGCGCTCGGCCTCGGGCGACAAAAATAGTTCGCATAGCTAAAAGGTTCTGTGAAGTGCGTCACACTCGGCGGCCGGACGAGGTCGAAGCCCACGCGTCGAGGGCGTGCGGACGGCGGCGCTGCGCGCCCCGGGGCCCACGATGCGGCTCGGCGAGCGTCTTCGGTTCCGACGGCCGCTTGGGGGCCGCGCGGCCGAGGGCGTTCAGTCGCGGCGCGCGACCCGTGGCGTTCAGCCGCGGCGCCCGGCCGCGACCGCGTCGCTCACGGCATCGGCGAGGAAGCGCGGCAGCACAAATGCGGCCTTGTGCACGGCCGGCGTGTAGCAGCGCGTGTCGATCCGCGCACGCTCGAAGCGCTCGACGAGCGTCTCGAGCGGCACGGAGAGCGCGGTGTCGTCGTCGGCCGACCACGCGAGCGCCATCTGGCCGCCGAAGTAGGACGGCACCGTGATCGCGCAACACGCGACGTGCCGGAACGTCGACGCGAGGTTCTGGATCGCGCGCCTGAGCTCGGCCGCTTGAAGGAACGGAACGCCGTTTTGAGTGACGAGGAGCCCGCCGGCCGCGAGCCGTTCTCGGACAGCCGCGTAGAAACGCCGCGACGCGAGCACGGCCCCGGGGCCGATCGGATCCGTGGAGTCGACGAGGACGACGTCGAACTTGCCCGCCTCGCGCTCGACGAAGGCCGCTCCGTCGTCGATCACGAGGCGAAACCGCGGATCGGAGAACACCGGCGAGTTCACGTCCGCGAGATGCTGCCGGGCGAGCTCGACGACCGCGGGATCGATCTCGACCTGGGTGAGCGTACGCACGCTCTCGTGCTTCAGCACCTCCTCCGCGAGCCCGCAGTCGCCGCCGCCGACGATCAGCACGTCCTCGGCCGTCCCGTGGGCGAGAAGCGGCGCGTGGGCCAGCATCTCGTGATACACGAACTCGTCGCGGGTGGTGAGCTGCACGACCCCGTCGAGCAGAAGCACGCGCCCGAAGACGTCGTTGTCGATCAACGCGACTTCTTGGGCTCCCGTCCGCTCGTGAAGGAGAACTTTGCTCGCTTCCAAGGAGAAACGCACGCCGCCGGTCGACGTCTCGGAGAACCAGCGGCCGTCTCTCACGCTTCCTTACCCCGCAGGATCTCGCGCACCGTCATCTTCTTTGCCGCGAAGGCGGTCTCGAGCACGTCGAGGCAGCGCTCCGGCTTCGTTCGCCCGCACATGAAGATGTCGAGCGCCGCGTAATCGCGCTCGGGCCAGGAATGGATCGAGATGTGGCTCTCGGCGAGCACCGCGACCCCGCTGATGCCGCCGTTCGGCTCGAACGGGTGCAGATGCACGTGCAGCAGCGTGGCACCGGCCGCATCGACGCACTCGAGCAGCGTCCGCTCGACGTGCTCCAGATCGTCGAGGCGCTTGGCGCCGTACAGGTCGATGATGAAATGCGACCCGGCGCAGCGGGTGCCGTCCTTCTCGATGAAGAAGTCCGGGGCGGCGTCGTCCGGGCAGGGCGCACGCCCGCATTCAGGCGTGGATTTTTTCAGGTCTTCCTTTTGGGCGGTCGTTGGTGCGTCCAATCCCATCCCCAATTGGAAGAGGGCGGCGTCAGACATGGCGTCCTCCTCCCCAACCAGCAGATGAATCGCGGCAGTCCGAGGGGCCGTTACTATAAAGGCACGATCCGGAGTGTCAACGGGCTGCGGCCGCCGCCCCCGCTCGATCGTTCGTGATCGACGCACGCTTTCGAGAACATCGTAGATACGAGAGTTAAGCGGTTTTCGCTCGAATCGAGAGCGTGCGGTTACGCGTGGAGCGCGGATCGCGGTGCTGGATCAAGGAGCCTCGAGCGGGCGGGTGGCGGCCGAACAGCCCGCTCCGACGTCGTGGGCAAGCGTCTTCGCATCGCAGCAGACTGCTCGGCCGGCCGCTCAAGGTATGTGTGCCTGCTAAATTGTTCCGTGAAGCGGCTCACAGCATGAGTACGAGCTTTCGGCGCGCGCGCCGCGCGATGTCGGTTTCCTGCGCAGCACCGTAGTGAACGAACTGCGCGTCGATGTGTGGGAATCGCCATAGTCGCTTTGAGGGACTCCCTGAATTGCGCGCCTCCGTGACGGTCGTCATAGATCGTAACGTTACGCAACGACTAATCTCGGGCCGACCGCAACTCGCACGACAGCGATTTCGCTGTACTCTTGGCGGCGAAACGACCAAAAGAAAGGGAAAGCGTGCGTGACAAGTTGATGGCCGCATGCAGTCGCCTGTCGCCGCGGCAGCAAGACTATCTCATCAATTTCATCTGGCTTTGCGCGCACGCACCGGAACGCACGGCGAGCCGAATGCAGCGCAGGCTGCTCGATGTGCTCGAAAGCGACCGTCACGACGACGAGCAGATCACCGCCGCGTTGCGGCAAGCCGTGGCGGAGCTGAAGGAGATTCTCAGTAAGGCGAGCGGTGCCCGGGAGCCGTAGGGCTGATCCTCGCCGTCGACCGAGTGACGGCCCGACACGGCCGCGGGAGGAGCGCACGCCGCGTCGCGGTTTCAGCCCTCGCAAAGCATGGCCGCCGCGACGCCGAATATTGGCGGAGGGAGTGGGATTCGAACCCACGGTACGGGTAACCCGTACACTTGATTTCGAGTCAAGCCCGTTCGACCACTCCGGCATCCCTCCGCGGGCGATTGTACCAACTCGAGCAGCGGTCGCGCTTCCCGACGAGATTCGGATCCGTTGCAGGCGCCGATCGGCCCGCGCCGCCGACGCGGCTCGCGGCTGCGATAATCCCCTTGGAACCTCGAACGGAGAGGGGAGAGTGGACCGAAGCATCGCATTGGAGCGGATCGCTCGCATCGCGGGACCCGCGGGCGTCGTCGGCGCCGCCGAAGCCGACGCGTTCCTGCGCGACGAGCGCGGGCTCTACCGCGGCGCCGCCGCGCTGATCGTTCGTCCGAGGACGGTCGATGAGTGCGCGTCGATCCTGCGGGTCTGCCACGAGGCCGGCCTCGGCGTGGTTCCGCAGGGCGGCAACACCGGGTACTGCGGCGGGGCCACTCCGTTCGATGCCGAGCGGCAGATTCTGCTGTCCACGTCGCGCCTCGATCGGATTCGCGAGATCGATCCGGTCGGCTTCACGATCACTGTCGAGGCCGGCGTCGTGCTCGCGAACGCGCGGGCGGCCGCGGCCGAGCACGGGCTGCTGTTCCCGCTCAGCATGGGCTCGGAGGGCTCGTGTCGGATCGGCGGGAATCTGTCGACGAACGCAGGCGGGCTCGCCGTCCTCCGATACGGCACGATGCGCGATCTGGTGCTCGGTCTCGAGGTCGTGCTGCCCGACGGCACCGTGCTCTCGGAGCTCAAGGGCCTGCGCAAGGACAATACGGGCTACGACCTGAAGAGCCTCTTCGTCGGCGCCGAAGGCACGCTCGGGCTGATCACAGCGGCCGTGCTGAAGCTCTTTCCGGCGCCGCGCACCCGGCAGACGGCGTGGCTCGCCGTCCCGAGCCTTGCGGCCGCATGTGCGCTGCTCGGGCGGGCGCGCCGCGCAAGCGGCGACCAGGTCGTCTCCGCGGAGTACGTGTCGCGGCGCTCGCTCGATCTCGTGCTGCACCACGTCGACGGTGCGCGCGATCCGCTCGACGCGCCGCACGAGCACTACCTGCTGCTCGAGCTTGCGTCGGGCGACGATGAATCGGTGCTGCGCGAGAAGCTGGAGCGCATTCTCGCCGGCGGACTGGCCGCCTTCGAGGTCGAGGACGGCGTGCTCGCCGAGTCCGGAGCGCAGCGCAACGCGTTATGGATGCTCCGGGAGCGCGTGCCGGAAGCCGAGCGCCGCGAAGGCGGCTCCGTGAAGCACGATGTCTCGGTGCGGATCACGGACGTGCCGAAATTCCTCGAGCTCGCCGGTCGGGAACTCGGGGCGATCGCGCCGCACCGGCCATCCGTCTACGGCCACCTCGGCGACGGGAACGTGCACTACAACCTGCTGCCGCCTGAGGGCACCTCGCTCGACGCGTTCCGGGCGGGGGGCGCCGCGGACCGGCTGTCCCGCCGCGTGCACGACCTCGCCGCGCGGCTCGGCGGCAGCTTCAGCGCCGAGCACGGGGTCGGCGTCCTGAAAGCGGACGAGCTCGAGCGCTACGCGTCGCCTCAGGCGCTCGCGATGATGCGCGCGGTGAAGGCCGCGATCGATCCGAAAGGCATCATGAATCCGGGCAAGGTGCTTCGCGGTCCCATCTAGTCGGCGTAGCTCGCGACGGGCGGCAGCTGCGAGCCCGTCCCCTCGGGCGGCGCTTCCTCGGCCACGACCGGGATGCGGAGGGTCCCGATGCCTTCGATCGTCGCGACGATCTCCTCGCCCGGGCGCAGGAAGCGCTGCTCGCCCCGCACGGCCGTGCCCATGCCCACGCCGCCGGAGGTGCCGTTGTTGATGACGTCGCCGGGAAACAGCGTGATGATCGACGAGGCGTACTCGATCAGCTCGTACAGCGAGTGGATCATGTCTCCGGCGCGCGCTTCCTGCATCAGCCTGCCGTCCACGGTCAACGTCTGATGCAACCGCTCCATCGGGTCGCCGTAGAATTCTTTCGGCACGATCCACGGCCCCTGCGGTGCGAACGTGTCGTGCCCCTTCCCGACGAACCAGTCGAGCTGGAACGGCGCGCCGCCGGGCGGCCGGCCGCCGCGGTCGGAGATGTCGAGCGAGATCATGTAGCCGAAGATGTAGTCCTCGGCCTCGCTCGCGGAGACGTATTTCGCCGGGCGGCCGATCACGGTGCCGAGCTCGACCTCCCAGTCGGTGCGGTCGCGGCCGTACGGGATCACGACCGGGTCTCCCTGGCCGATCACGGCGCCGCGGCTCGG contains these protein-coding regions:
- a CDS encoding mechanosensitive ion channel domain-containing protein, producing the protein MESLILPWRILAYIGIAAAIHAVVLVIRHLAGHFLRNTDARRYRKLRSLATVLMSATFFALYFLLFGLILSEFGISLTAYLTSATVIGLAVGFGSQGIVQDVITGLTLIFSDLIDVGDLVEISGQTGVVRSITMRFVELENPLGATVFIPNRTIGNVINYPRGYVRCLVDVTLLGDAPAKARMHDAAARRTYAFHEQFPGILLTPPSVEGRQRVSSGKEYLRLKFRIWPNRGGPIETVFVPELLAALKRENEEYQSWMIAVSYEAEARAARPAASLLWPIRARKAKRSPGAPTAVDPGVPR
- the speD gene encoding adenosylmethionine decarboxylase; protein product: MSDAALFQLGMGLDAPTTAQKEDLKKSTPECGRAPCPDDAAPDFFIEKDGTRCAGSHFIIDLYGAKRLDDLEHVERTLLECVDAAGATLLHVHLHPFEPNGGISGVAVLAESHISIHSWPERDYAALDIFMCGRTKPERCLDVLETAFAAKKMTVREILRGKEA
- the speE gene encoding polyamine aminopropyltransferase → MRDGRWFSETSTGGVRFSLEASKVLLHERTGAQEVALIDNDVFGRVLLLDGVVQLTTRDEFVYHEMLAHAPLLAHGTAEDVLIVGGGDCGLAEEVLKHESVRTLTQVEIDPAVVELARQHLADVNSPVFSDPRFRLVIDDGAAFVEREAGKFDVVLVDSTDPIGPGAVLASRRFYAAVRERLAAGGLLVTQNGVPFLQAAELRRAIQNLASTFRHVACCAITVPSYFGGQMALAWSADDDTALSVPLETLVERFERARIDTRCYTPAVHKAAFVLPRFLADAVSDAVAAGRRG
- a CDS encoding TonB-dependent receptor plug domain-containing protein codes for the protein MSPLSFPILRALPALCAGSAALLLAALVAAPAPAQPPAPDAQEEVIVVGRRLEESIPLDLEQFGNRVEIITADQLELGGFDDIGQTLQMQVPGLYLAPKNGAFDYMDCSLHGSRCQDILWLIDGVRINNRLYNTTAPLDTVPAHLVERIEVLYGGQGIFYGTQSVAGVVNVVTKPFREEPAGNVGVGFDGNGGIHASADFSIRVGDHRLVLYASKDEADGFRPFRA
- a CDS encoding fumarylacetoacetate hydrolase family protein, with amino-acid sequence MRLVTVLGVFLAFVIPVPLAAQLATTSAEPFKVGTFEIRGVPTVGLVLRDSLVVELDAANRALELNPLYPKIPMPEDMLELIGRYEYGLKLRLYEIVNRLVADDLLAAESRPAYVHDVADVRTLPPIMYPGKILNAAVNFYSHVNETGTPEEIAEARRQRRENRGVPYLFLKPSRGAVIGQGDPVVIPYGRDRTDWEVELGTVIGRPAKYVSASEAEDYIFGYMISLDISDRGGRPPGGAPFQLDWFVGKGHDTFAPQGPWIVPKEFYGDPMERLHQTLTVDGRLMQEARAGDMIHSLYELIEYASSIITLFPGDVINNGTSGGVGMGTAVRGEQRFLRPGEEIVATIEGIGTLRIPVVAEEAPPEGTGSQLPPVASYAD
- a CDS encoding isoaspartyl peptidase/L-asparaginase, producing MAHARRSAPSVWALAIHGGAGFGGEEAHGAEQDAAIRAELAAVLEAGARMLASGAPALDAVEDAVRRLEDCPLFNAGRGAAFNERGEHELEASIMDGRTLAAGAVAVLRGIKNPVFVARLVMERSPHVFLQGEGAAAFAARHGIERVGDEYFRTERRLRALHDAQRAAVTGPPGDIERSPPPPDAGTVGAVARDVDGNLAAATSTGGLTNKAPGRVGDSSIIGAGTYASNASCAVSCTGHGEYFIRATAARDVAALVEYGGLDLAAAVDRVIRSRVAALGGQGGAIAVDRAGYVACAFNTPVMLRGRVTATSPPAVGIRAETD
- a CDS encoding FAD-binding oxidoreductase encodes the protein MDRSIALERIARIAGPAGVVGAAEADAFLRDERGLYRGAAALIVRPRTVDECASILRVCHEAGLGVVPQGGNTGYCGGATPFDAERQILLSTSRLDRIREIDPVGFTITVEAGVVLANARAAAAEHGLLFPLSMGSEGSCRIGGNLSTNAGGLAVLRYGTMRDLVLGLEVVLPDGTVLSELKGLRKDNTGYDLKSLFVGAEGTLGLITAAVLKLFPAPRTRQTAWLAVPSLAAACALLGRARRASGDQVVSAEYVSRRSLDLVLHHVDGARDPLDAPHEHYLLLELASGDDESVLREKLERILAGGLAAFEVEDGVLAESGAQRNALWMLRERVPEAERREGGSVKHDVSVRITDVPKFLELAGRELGAIAPHRPSVYGHLGDGNVHYNLLPPEGTSLDAFRAGGAADRLSRRVHDLAARLGGSFSAEHGVGVLKADELERYASPQALAMMRAVKAAIDPKGIMNPGKVLRGPI